The following are from one region of the Chanos chanos chromosome 10, fChaCha1.1, whole genome shotgun sequence genome:
- the nphp1 gene encoding nephrocystin-1 codes for MPPKRRGPLQTVQRDTDDIKKKIDALSSGIDGLNEAERREASLRCSELQNAVEQRKRTLQKLTKADEPAPVANYNQRKQDEEERLLRLQEHLHTLALKLQPIESKNESEAGQSSIQEDEESGEEESEENEESADSDNVDDDDDEEEEDEEGDNDDEDIDTERKTAAVYIALSTFKGEQEGDLSMQKGEVLTILKKNMDGWWLGQDSKGNQGLVPRTFLKEYSGEEKEEESEVEENSADEEEEEPKAKQSASSNWDTVRRAITEIDATDVLSAMGAIPPGFRPSTLSKLLDEGITHRGSHYTQPELSQSQLSFNDLFLDPDSGKVRLRQSRVCLTLTLWSCRMIPPPGVGLQVLSRHIRFCAFNGTEVLSNVHTVRATYNPKSPKTWRFSPRMSGVLPSLLDGDCFLRCHSPSPNLGILFELGVTYIRNSTGERGDLSCGWAFLKLFDKNGTPIPLRTQELTVHGGTPYERDVEMDTTSTKRASATPTGVLQQMLMARKLPKLLVKLKSPSTRIRTLLNLLPDTIVGSLSCVPLLALYRQLLADTLLLNRVTMQNADLLCSSVLATFPQVLDQPDLMDALRLAWMKAESMLKRHEKNDIAVLKREFENVYMSSVYPLLFMTEMPRPQWADEGVETQRARVIYNPALQNPMATMLSSEHTHQAFDITQVTYDLISSARH; via the exons ATGCCGCCGAAAAGGAGAGGACCTCTACAAACCGTGCAAAGAGATACAGATGACATCAAGAAAAAG ATCGATGCTTTGTCTAGCGGCATCGATGGCCTGAATGAAGCCGAACGTAGGGAAGCATCGTTAAG GTGCTCTGAACTGCAAAATGCTGtggaacagaggaagaggactCTACAGAAGTTGACAAAA GCAGATGAGCCGGCACCAGTGGCGAACTATAACCAGCGGAAACAGGATGAAGAGGAGCGTCTGCTCAGATTACAGGAGCACCTACATACTCTAGCTCTGAAACTACAGCCCATCGAGAGCAAAAATGAATC AGAAGCAGGCCAAAGCTCCATTCAGGAGGATGAGGAAAGTGGAGAGGAAGAAAGTGAGGAAAATGAGGAGAGTGCTGACAGTGACAacgttgatgatgatgacgatgaggaggaggaggatgaggagggtgacaatgatgatgaagatattgatacagaaagaaaaacagctgctGTCTACATTGCCTTAAGTACTTTTAaaggagagcaagagggagaccTTTCAATGCAG aAGGGGGAGGTTTTGACTATTCTCAAGAAGAATATGGATGGCTGGTGGTTAGGACAAGACTCCAAAGGGAACCAAGGTTTGGTTCCAAGAACTTTCCTCAAG GAGTACtctggagaagagaaagaagaagagagtgaggTTGAAGAGAATAGTGCAgacgaagaggaagaggaaccTAAAGCCAAACAgag TGCTTCCTCTAACTGGGACACTGTGAGAAGAGCCATCACTGAG ATTGATGCCACTGATGTTCTGTCTGCTATGGGAGCCATCCCTCCAGGATTCAGGCCATCTACTTTGTCTAAACTCTTGGATGAAG GAATTACACACAGAGGAAGTCACTACACACAGCCTgagctcagccaatcacagctctcTTTTAACGACCTCTTCCTCGACCCAGACTCTGGCAAG gttcGTTTGCGACAGTCAAGAGTCTGTCTGACTTTGACCCTGTGGAGCTGCCGAATGATCCCACCCCCAGGGGTGGGGTTACAGGTTCTCAGCAGACATATACGTTTCTGTGCCTTCAATGGGACTGAG GTTCTGAGTAACGTCCACACTGTCCGGGCCACTTACAACCCTAAGAGTCCAAAGACCTGGAGATTTTCACCAAGG aTGAGTGGTGTGCTGCCCAGTCTGTTGGATGGAGATTGTTTCCTGCGCTGTCACTCACCCTCCCCTAACCTTGGCATTCTCTTTGAGCTGGGAGTCACTTACATTAGAAAT tctacaggagagagaggagatttaaGCTGTGGCTGGGCTTTTCTCAAACTGTTTGACAAAAATGGAACCCCTATCCCTCTtcg gACACAGGAGCTTACTGTGCATGGCGGAACTCCATatgagagagatgtagagatggACACTACCTCAACTAAAAGAG CTTCTGCCACACCCACTGGAGTGCTTCAGCAGATGTTGATGGCAAGAAAACTACCCAAGCTCCTGGTCAAACTGAAATCTCCCAGCACCAGGATTAGGACACTACTTAA tttacTACCAGACACTATCGTGGGAAGCCTGTCATGTGTACCTCTGCTGGCTCTGTACAGACAGTTACTCGCTGACACACTTCTGCTGAACCGAGTGACCATGCAGAATGCTg ATCTCCTCTGCAGCTCAGTTCTCGCCACATTTCCCCAAGTCCTTGATCAGCCAGACCTGATGGATGCTCTGAGG CTTGCGTGGATGAAGGCTGAGAGCATGCTGAAGAGGCATGAGAAg AATGACATTGCTGTGTTGAAGCGCGAGTTTGAGAATGTGTATATGAGTAGTGTGTACCCCTTGCTGTTCATGACGGAGATGCCCCGCCCACAATGGGCAGATGAGGGGGTGGAAACTCAACGTGCCCGTGTCATCTACAACCCCGCCCTGCAGAATCCCATGGCAACTATGCTGTCGTCTGAACATACGCACCAAGCTTTTGACATCACGCAGGTCACGTATGACCTTATCAGTTCGGCCCGACATTGA
- the LOC115822907 gene encoding myelin and lymphocyte protein-like translates to MASSVTGNVMPTGCKVFTTIPDLFFIPEFVFGGLVWTLVASTHVRPDNPQGWVMFVSIFCFIMTTLWFFIFICGGNQSSVWPALDAAYHFIAVVLYLSAAVVLAVVTISFQNSSGTPFFKTYQENIAAVVMAYVATLLYFIHAIFSAIRWKSS, encoded by the exons ATGGCCTCCTCAGTGACTGGTAACGTCATGCCTACCGGGTGCAAGGTCTTCACCACCATACCTGACCTCTTCTTCATCCCTGAATTT GTGTTTGGGGGTCTGGTGTGGACATTAGTGGCCTCCACTCATGTGCGGCCAGATAACCCCCAGGGCTGGGTAATGTTCGTCTCCATCTTCTGCTTCATCATGACCACTCTCTggttcttcattttcatctgtggAGGAAACCAAAGCAGTGTGTGGCCTGCTCTG GATGCAGCATATCACTTCATTGCTGTGGTGCTCTATTTAAGTGCAGCTGTGGTTCTGGCTGTGGTAACCATATCTTTTCAGAACTCATCTGGTACCCCTTTTTTCAAGACCTACCAGGAAAACATTGCCGCTGTG gTGATGGCCTATGTTGCCACATTACTCTATTTCATCCATGCTATCTTCTCTGCCATTCGGTGGAAATCCTCTTGA
- the LOC115822908 gene encoding myelin and lymphocyte protein-like → MAAATAQPMGNLPSGIGICTTAPDIFYLPELVFGGLVWILVASTRVTPENPQGWVMFVSVFCFVMTFLWLIIFACGGHKNSGRWAAADFAYHGLAALFYLSASVPLATTTISMRDVNFTYYQIDIAAVVFSYTATLFYFIHCILSAIRWKSF, encoded by the exons ATGGCAGCGGCCACAGCGCAGCCGATGGGAAACCTGCCCAGCGGGATCGGAATATGCACCACCGCACCCGACATCTTTTACCTGCCTGAACTG GTGTTTGGGGGTCTGGTGTGGATCTTGGTGGCCTCTACTCGTGTGACGCCAGAGAATCCTCAGGGCTGGGTAATGTTcgtctctgtcttctgtttcGTCATGACCTTCCTCTGGCTCATCATCTTTGCTTGTGGGGGCCACAAGAACAGCGGAAGGTGGGCGGCAGCG GACTTTGCATATCACGGTTTGGCTGCGCTTTTCTACCTCAGTGCCTCCGTCCCCCTCGCCACTACAACAATCAGCATGAGAGATGTCAACTTTACATATTACCAGATCGATATTGCTGCTGTG GTGTTCTCCTACACGGCCACACTTTTCTATTTTATCCACTGCATCCTGTCAGCCATCCGCTGGAAGTCTTTCTGA